The following coding sequences lie in one Benincasa hispida cultivar B227 chromosome 6, ASM972705v1, whole genome shotgun sequence genomic window:
- the LOC120080462 gene encoding solute carrier family 25 member 44, with product MNANSSRFQSFGQTEINWDKLDKAKFYGIGAGLFTGITVALYPVSVVKTRMQVAVKDSTEKNAMSVIKGLLKNDGVPGLYRGFGTVITGAIPARIIFLTALETTKVGAYKLVEPFKFSEPTQAALANGLAGMTASLFSQAVFVPIDVISQKLMVQGYSGNTRYNGGLDVARKLIKSNGIRGLYKGFGLSVMTYSPSSAVWWASYGASQRVIWRFLGQNSASEKFAPSHTQLISVQAAGGIIAGATASCITTPLDTIKTRLQVMGDKGKTARQIVESLIAEDGWKGFYRGLGPRFFSMSAWGTSMILAYEYLKRLCAKDEQT from the exons ATGAATGCGAATAGTTCGCGATTTCAATCGTTTGGTCAAACTGAGATTAACTGGGACAA GCTCGATAAAGCAAAATTTTATGGCATAGGAGCTGGTCTCTTTACTGGGATTACAGTTGCACTGTACCCTGTTTCTGTTGTAAAAACGAGGATGCAAGTTGCTGTTAAGGATTCGACCGAGAAAAATGCCATGTCTGTTATTAAAGGCTTACTGAAGAATGATGGGGTTCCTGGTCTTTACAGAGGGTTTGGTACAGTAATCACTGGTGCAATTCCTGCAAGGATCATCTTTCTTACTGCTTTGGAGACGACCAAAGTGGGAGCCTATAAACTGGTTGAGCCATTTAAATTTTCTGAACCTACACAGGCTGCTTTGGCAAATGGGTTAGCTGGCATGACTGCATCACTTTTTTCTCAAGCTGTGTTCGTTCCAATTGATGTG ATTAGTCAAAAGCTAATGGTTCAAGGATACTCGGGAAATACAAGATATAATGGGGGTTTAGATGTTGCTCGTAAACTGATAAAGTCTAATGGGATCCGGGGATTGTATAAAGGTTTTGGGTTATCTGTTATGACCTACTCTCCATCTAGTGCTGTATGGTGGGCAAGTTATGGTGCAAGTCAACGCGTCATCTGGAG GTTCTTAGGTCAAAACTCTGCTTCTGAGAAATTTGCTCCTAGCCATACCCAACTTATTTCAGTTCAAGCTGCGGGTGGAATAATTGCAGGTGCAACAGCTTCCTGCATTACCACACCATTGGACACCATAAAGACTCGCTTACAG GTGATGGGTGATAAAGGGAAGACGGCAAGACAAATTGTCGAAAGCTTAATTGCTGAGGATGGATGGAAAGGTTTTTATAGGGGGCTGGGTCCTCGGTTCTTCAGCATGTCGGCCTGGGGAACCTCGATGATATTGGCTTACGAGTACTTGA AGCGCTTGTGTGCAAAAGATGAACAGACTTGA